The sequence below is a genomic window from Vicinamibacterales bacterium.
ACGTCAGTTGCACCGTAGCTAATCACCGGAGTCTGGGGATCAAACGTGCATCGCACCAACTGGCGAGTTTCTCGGTCCCACCAGCTATTGGCGATCATTCCGTGAGTTGCCGGATAACTACCGGTCGCGATCGTCGCGTGTCCAGCACACGTGACCGTGCTGAGGTACGGATAGGCAGCATCGGTGAACCGTGCGCCGTCGTCGATTAACCGCCGTAATCCCTGCGTCCACTGCTGACCGTAGGTGTCAATATAATCGGCGCGGAACTGATCGACGACCAAGATCACAACAAGACGCAGAGGGTCCGCTGCGAACGCGGGTACCGCCAGGGACACCCACAACAGGAGTGCTACACACACTACTCGCGGCCAGAAACGTGTAAAGAAATTGGTCTGCATCGAAAACTCAACCACCCACGATCTCAAAGGAATTATGCCAAAAGGTCAAGCCGGTGAACTGGCATCGGCGCATGTTGCACGCCACGCAGCCTCAGCAATCGCCGCATCCTGGGCC
It includes:
- a CDS encoding alkaline phosphatase family protein, yielding MQTNFFTRFWPRVVCVALLLWVSLAVPAFAADPLRLVVILVVDQFRADYIDTYGQQWTQGLRRLIDDGARFTDAAYPYLSTVTCAGHATIATGSYPATHGMIANSWWDRETRQLVRCTFDPQTPVISYGATDVIREGESAHRLLVPTLADEMRTQLGGDVRVATFSLKERSA